attttaaatatttcataacaatttcacaaagattttaaaacttttaacagatgtaaagggtttcaaatatttttaaaaggttacagttcaccagatttcaaagattttataacatttggaagatttgaaaaggtttcaaaacattttagaagatttttttacttattatagatttcaaataattcaatgattttaacgaataaaaaagatttcgcagacaaagatttaaaaaaaaattcccaaagaaatCACGTCCCGAAAATTTTTGTGAACTCATTCTAATATTgcgttacattgtttttaattcgtaattaattatttatttgaaatgcgagGTGAATcatggggaacataacctttttttcagaatttggttatacgcaCGAAGTGATAGTAAGGAGAAGGAACTGTGTGCTACGAAATAGTGATGGGATATCGATAtcgaaatatcgaaaatatcgatattCAGAGTTTGATATATCAATATTTCATATCGATATTTAGAAGCCGATATATCAAAGTCAATATCGATATTTTGTCATGATTTCGATTTCGATATCCCATTACTATTTTTTCACTTGACGGAATgtgttttttacttaaatagtGGCTGAAAAAAAACTGAATACAAATAAACGTAAGTagacattatatttttcattccttatttatttttgtatactttttaatCTTCATAATGCGATCATTTCTAAAGAATGGAAGTTTCAGGGAGCACGTGCTCAATTAACCTCAAATGCATACGACACCGCCGGTAATTAAGTGTACACTCACCGCATGCCATCGGTTATTAAAAAACACGCCGGTCTTTAAGTCTCATTCATTTTTGATCTTTGCAATATAATCataatgtgaattttaaaaactaatattattcTCACGGGTCACGTGCCCACTTAACCTCAAATGTATACAAACATTGTGCATGCATACATTACGCCTATAGTTTTTTTGGAACGCGAGCTACTATTGGAAATATCCACATCTATATCAAAGTgagaatttgaaataatgttaaaattgtttttcaaattattcaaattctcaCCTTGATGTTATCTATCAGATAATAATATTGTCTATCAGAAAATATCGTTTCTGAAAGACAAGTGCCTTTTTTACACCCTNNNNNNNNNNNNNNNNNNNNNNNNNNNNNNNNNNNNNNNNNNNNNNNNNNNNNNNNNNNNNNNNNNNNNNNNNNNNNNNNNNNNNNNNNNNNNNNNNNNNttcaaattattcaaattctcaCCTTGATGTTATCTATCAGATAATAATATTGTCTATCAGAAAATATCGTTTCTGAAAGACAAGTGCCTTTTTTACACCCTGGGCGGAAATCATACATTCAATTACCGGCAGCAGtgtattttcacctcaaatttttcatgtaattaatctctttgttgaTAAAGGTTGAATAGATATTGACGCATGTTCGAGATGGGGAAAAGGAGTGTGTTATGGAAGCACTTTGTCGCTAAAGACAAGAACACTTCTATGTGTCGTTATTGTGATAAAGAGATAAAAAGTTCGGAAAACACGTCAAACATGCGAAACCACATGCAGGTTTCccatttttctatttggaatGAAGAAGAGACTAATTCTGCCAATAAGCTTAAagtgagaattatttttaattaattctattcgatatatttattttattttatcctgaaaaagaaagttatttataattttctctttGTTTCATCCTGTCATCGTGGTCGCTTCTCCCCTACGTAACTGAATAaacgcttaaaattttttattcgtcttaaatttaaattaattaatgtaatttataattcgtgttaaattaatttaaattttttacaacaggaaaaaataaaaattacaccaGAGAACACAGCCAGTACTTCATCTCAAAAGGATTCTTACGCCTCACCTGCCGAAGTCCCGTCTACTCCATCTCAAACTCAAAACATCCCAGCTACTGCATCTCAGAAGgacgatttttttaagaaatctaaagaaaatatacAAGAGAGTTTTAGCAGCATCTCGTCTTTCAAAGAAGGCGGTA
This DNA window, taken from Belonocnema kinseyi isolate 2016_QV_RU_SX_M_011 chromosome 9, B_treatae_v1, whole genome shotgun sequence, encodes the following:
- the LOC117180146 gene encoding uncharacterized protein LOC117180146, with translation MFEMGKRSVLWKHFVAKDKNTSMCRYCDKEIKSSENTSNMRNHMQVSHFSIWNEEETNSANKLKEKIKITPENTASTSSQKDSYASPAEVPSTPSQTQNIPATASQKDDFFKKSKENIQESFSSISSFKEGGETTLARINQRYGI